A genomic segment from Salvelinus alpinus chromosome 8, SLU_Salpinus.1, whole genome shotgun sequence encodes:
- the LOC139582831 gene encoding microtubule cross-linking factor 3-like isoform X3, with amino-acid sequence MSQTEIEEMRTEMDEMRDTFYEEDTCQLQEMRRELERANKNCRILQYRLRKAERKKLRYAQTGEIDEELLRSLEQDLKVAKDVSVRLHHELENVEEKRTKTEDENEKLRQKLIEVEVTKQALQNELDKVKESQKRRGSKEVQRSDKKSAQTPTEDHNEDLKCQLAFIKEEAVLMRKKTAKIDKEKDRLEAELQKYRSFYGDLDSPHPKGEAGGPPSTRESELKLRLRLVEEEANILGRKIVELEVENRGLRAELDDLRGEGEGEGGSGGGAGGRVRVGRGHGEAMTELRQQLQLVEDEAELLRRNLADAEDHNKRVMGELNKLRFKAGTHEGGARHGGGVAGGGGGVSTEKADALQEELKTARLQINDLSGKVMQLQYENRVLLSNMQRYDLASHLALRGCTSPRDSDAESDAGGTGPNVHRESDDDSSSSRVLPPHRKREGPVGGESDSDEVRNQTRCLTPTRGLYTPPPEVAARFLPRSSRDRQQMIDIRVEAERLGRTIDRLIADTATIIAEARVYVSNGDLYGRGSGGEEEDEGGRIREHELLYRINAQMNAFRKELQGFIDRLEVPKPEDREEEPLSMFQPIILLILILVLFSSLSYATIFKLVFLFTLFFVL; translated from the exons ATGTCCCAGACGGAGATTGAGGAGATGAGGACGGAGATGGACGAGATGCGTGACACTTTCTACGAGGAGGACACGTGCCAGCTGCAGGAAATGAGGCGTGAGTTGGAGCGAGCCAATAAGAACTGCCGGATCCTCCAGTACCGGCTGAGGAAGGCTGAGAGGAAGAAGCTGCGCTATGCCCAGACAGGAGAGATCGACGAGGAACTACTGAGGAGCCTGGAGCAGgacctgaag GTAGCGAAGGATGTGTCTGTGAGGCTCCACCATGAGCTGGAGAATGTGGAGGAGAAACGCACAAAGACAGAGGACGAGAATGAGAAACTGAGGCAGAAACTCATTGAGGTGGAGGTGACTAAACAGGCCCTTCAGAATGAGCTGGACAAAGTCAAGGAG TCACAGAAGAGAAGAGGAAGCAAGGAGGTTCAACGGTCTGACAAGAAGTCTGCCCAGACCCCAACAGAG GACCACAACGAGGACCTCAAGTGCCAGCTGGCCTTCATCAAGGAGGAGGCCGTGTTGATGAGGAAGAAGACAGCTAAGATCGACAAGGAAAAGGACCGGCTGGAGGCGGAGCTACAGAAGTACCGCTCCTTCTACGGGGACCTAGACAGCCCCCACCCCAAGGGTGAGGCCGGGGGACCCCCCAGCACCCGTGAGTCCGAGCTGAAGCTGCGTCTGCgtctggtggaggaggaggctaACATCCTAGGGAGAAAGATTGTGGAGctggag GTGGAGAACCGGGGACTGAGGGCCGAGCTGGACGACCtcaggggagaaggggagggagaaggggggtcCGGTGGCGGGGCTGGGGGCAGGGTACGGGTGGGCCGGGGCCATGGGGAGGCCATGACAGAGCTGAGGCAGCAGCTGCAGCTGGTGGAGGACGAGGCAGAATTACTGAGGAGGAACCTGGCAGACGCTGAGGATCACAACAAGAGGGTGATGGGAGAACTCAACAAGCTCAGGTTTAAGGCTGGGACACACGAGGGAGGAGCGAGGCATGGAGGAGGggtggcaggaggaggaggaggagtaagcACAGAGAAGGCAGATGCACTGCAGGAAGAACTGAAGACGGCCAGGCTACAGATTAATGATCTCAGTGGGAAG gtgATGCAGCTGCAGTATGAGAACCGTGTTCTGCTCTCCAACATGCAGCGCTACGACCTGGCCTCCCACCTGGCCCTGAGGGGGTGCACAAGCCCCCGGGACAGCGATGCAGAAAGCGACGCGGGTGGGACCGGCCCAAACGTGCACCGCGAGAGTGATGatgactcctcctcctcccgcGTCCTGCCCCCGCACCGCAAACGCGAGGGCCCAGTGGGTGGGGAAAGTGACTCAGATGAGGTGCGGAACCAAACCCGCTGCCTCACACCTACCCGAGGTCTCTACACACCGCCCCCAGAGGTCGCCGCCCGCTTCCTGCCCCGCAGCTCACGGGATCGCCAGCAGATGATCGACATCCGGGTGGAGGCGGAGCGTCTTGGCAGGACCATCGACCGGTTAATTGCCGACACAGCAACCATCATCGCAGAGGCGCGGGTGTACGTTTCCAATGGTGACCTGTATGGGCGAGGCAgcgggggtgaggaggaggatgaggggggtAGGATCAGGGAGCATGAGCTGCTGTACAGGATCAATGCCCAGATGAACGCCTTCAGGAAGGAGCTACAGGGCTTCATAGACAGACTGGAGGTGCCCAAACctgaggacagggaggaggaaCCACTttcg ATGTTTCAGCCCATAATTTTACTCATCCTGATACTAGTCttattctcctccctctcctatgCCACCATCTTTAAACTTGTCTTTCTGTTTACCCTTTTCTTTGTCCTGTGA
- the LOC139582831 gene encoding microtubule cross-linking factor 3-like isoform X2, with product MDDTMNSAASGAADFPVAASDNSTARRQHRAPSPTKIRECASKPTHKSFSRSKNIVPKGGSRNKVVNEGLRTAVVREKEIEKCDVEAFHSDGAETDAVNCNAKKADASREEGTEEIFHQPIDSQTRRSTLRLSCLKGESSQHIGSYRPDGSSTAGSVKGKAKKRGGEAVTASAGCSRNRSGEYVGCVPGLGLWSGGCLQTELIHFHLHKKLKRSASKMHTKAERAPGAEASAETEPATEAIEAEPVTQQDEGPEDELERLVDENEDLKTEIEEMRTEMDEMRDTFYEEDTCQLQEMRRELERANKNCRILQYRLRKAERKKLRYAQTGEIDEELLRSLEQDLKVAKDVSVRLHHELENVEEKRTKTEDENEKLRQKLIEVEVTKQALQNELDKVKESQKRRGSKEVQRSDKKSAQTPTEDHNEDLKCQLAFIKEEAVLMRKKTAKIDKEKDRLEAELQKYRSFYGDLDSPHPKGEAGGPPSTRESELKLRLRLVEEEANILGRKIVELEVENRGLRAELDDLRGEGEGEGGSGGGAGGRVRVGRGHGEAMTELRQQLQLVEDEAELLRRNLADAEDHNKRVMGELNKLRFKAGTHEGGARHGGGVAGGGGGVSTEKADALQEELKTARLQINDLSGKVMQLQYENRVLLSNMQRYDLASHLALRGCTSPRDSDAESDAGGTGPNVHRESDDDSSSSRVLPPHRKREGPVGGESDSDEVRNQTRCLTPTRGLYTPPPEVAARFLPRSSRDRQQMIDIRVEAERLGRTIDRLIADTATIIAEARVYVSNGDLYGRGSGGEEEDEGGRIREHELLYRINAQMNAFRKELQGFIDRLEVPKPEDREEEPLSLSRSMHRSLPIQAQATVT from the exons ATGGATGACACGATGAACTCTGCCGCAAGCGGCGCTGCGGATTTTCCAGTGGCAGCATCAGACAATAGCACAGCGAGGAGGCAGCATCGGGCTCCCTCGCCGACCAAAATCCGGGAATGCGCCTCAAAACCTACCCATAAATCCTTCAGCAGATCCAAAAATATAGTTCCCAAAGGAGGATCGAGGAATAAGGTGGTAAACGAGGGGCTTAGGACCGCTGTCGTGAGGGAGAAGGAGATCGAGAAATGCGACGTGGAAGCTTTTCACTCGGATGGTGCTGAAACCGATGCTGTCAATTGCAATGCAAAGAAGGCGGACGCTAGCAGAGAGGAAGGTACGGAGGAGATATTTCACCAGCCGATAGATTCTCAAACCCGTCGTTCCACGTTACGTTTATCCTGCCTCAAAGGCGAGTCTTCCCAACATATTGGGTCATACCGGCCAGACGGCTCGAGCACCGCGGGTTCGGTGAAAGGGAAAGCGAAGAAGCGGGGAGGGGAGGCAGTGACAGCATCAGCAGGCTGCAGCAGGAATAGAAGTGGGGAATACGTGGGCTGCGTGCCGGGCCTTGGTCTGTGGAGCGGGGGTTGCTTGCAGACTGAACTCATCCACTTCCACCTACATAAGAAACTGAAGAGAAGCGCCAGTAAGATGCACACCAAGGCAGAAAGGGCTCCGGGCGCGGAGGCCTCGGCCGAGACGGAACCGGCTACAGAGGCCATAGAGGCGGAGCCCGTGACACAGCAAGACGAGGGCCCGGAGGACGAGCTGGAGAGACTGGTGGATGAGAATGAAGATCTCAAG ACGGAGATTGAGGAGATGAGGACGGAGATGGACGAGATGCGTGACACTTTCTACGAGGAGGACACGTGCCAGCTGCAGGAAATGAGGCGTGAGTTGGAGCGAGCCAATAAGAACTGCCGGATCCTCCAGTACCGGCTGAGGAAGGCTGAGAGGAAGAAGCTGCGCTATGCCCAGACAGGAGAGATCGACGAGGAACTACTGAGGAGCCTGGAGCAGgacctgaag GTAGCGAAGGATGTGTCTGTGAGGCTCCACCATGAGCTGGAGAATGTGGAGGAGAAACGCACAAAGACAGAGGACGAGAATGAGAAACTGAGGCAGAAACTCATTGAGGTGGAGGTGACTAAACAGGCCCTTCAGAATGAGCTGGACAAAGTCAAGGAG TCACAGAAGAGAAGAGGAAGCAAGGAGGTTCAACGGTCTGACAAGAAGTCTGCCCAGACCCCAACAGAG GACCACAACGAGGACCTCAAGTGCCAGCTGGCCTTCATCAAGGAGGAGGCCGTGTTGATGAGGAAGAAGACAGCTAAGATCGACAAGGAAAAGGACCGGCTGGAGGCGGAGCTACAGAAGTACCGCTCCTTCTACGGGGACCTAGACAGCCCCCACCCCAAGGGTGAGGCCGGGGGACCCCCCAGCACCCGTGAGTCCGAGCTGAAGCTGCGTCTGCgtctggtggaggaggaggctaACATCCTAGGGAGAAAGATTGTGGAGctggag GTGGAGAACCGGGGACTGAGGGCCGAGCTGGACGACCtcaggggagaaggggagggagaaggggggtcCGGTGGCGGGGCTGGGGGCAGGGTACGGGTGGGCCGGGGCCATGGGGAGGCCATGACAGAGCTGAGGCAGCAGCTGCAGCTGGTGGAGGACGAGGCAGAATTACTGAGGAGGAACCTGGCAGACGCTGAGGATCACAACAAGAGGGTGATGGGAGAACTCAACAAGCTCAGGTTTAAGGCTGGGACACACGAGGGAGGAGCGAGGCATGGAGGAGGggtggcaggaggaggaggaggagtaagcACAGAGAAGGCAGATGCACTGCAGGAAGAACTGAAGACGGCCAGGCTACAGATTAATGATCTCAGTGGGAAG gtgATGCAGCTGCAGTATGAGAACCGTGTTCTGCTCTCCAACATGCAGCGCTACGACCTGGCCTCCCACCTGGCCCTGAGGGGGTGCACAAGCCCCCGGGACAGCGATGCAGAAAGCGACGCGGGTGGGACCGGCCCAAACGTGCACCGCGAGAGTGATGatgactcctcctcctcccgcGTCCTGCCCCCGCACCGCAAACGCGAGGGCCCAGTGGGTGGGGAAAGTGACTCAGATGAGGTGCGGAACCAAACCCGCTGCCTCACACCTACCCGAGGTCTCTACACACCGCCCCCAGAGGTCGCCGCCCGCTTCCTGCCCCGCAGCTCACGGGATCGCCAGCAGATGATCGACATCCGGGTGGAGGCGGAGCGTCTTGGCAGGACCATCGACCGGTTAATTGCCGACACAGCAACCATCATCGCAGAGGCGCGGGTGTACGTTTCCAATGGTGACCTGTATGGGCGAGGCAgcgggggtgaggaggaggatgaggggggtAGGATCAGGGAGCATGAGCTGCTGTACAGGATCAATGCCCAGATGAACGCCTTCAGGAAGGAGCTACAGGGCTTCATAGACAGACTGGAGGTGCCCAAACctgaggacagggaggaggaaCCACTttcg TTGTCAAGGTCAATGCACAGGAGCCTCCCTATTCAAGCACAGGCCACAGTCACATAA
- the LOC139582831 gene encoding microtubule cross-linking factor 3-like isoform X1, which yields MDDTMNSAASGAADFPVAASDNSTARRQHRAPSPTKIRECASKPTHKSFSRSKNIVPKGGSRNKVVNEGLRTAVVREKEIEKCDVEAFHSDGAETDAVNCNAKKADASREEGTEEIFHQPIDSQTRRSTLRLSCLKGESSQHIGSYRPDGSSTAGSVKGKAKKRGGEAVTASAGCSRNRSGEYVGCVPGLGLWSGGCLQTELIHFHLHKKLKRSASKMHTKAERAPGAEASAETEPATEAIEAEPVTQQDEGPEDELERLVDENEDLKTEIEEMRTEMDEMRDTFYEEDTCQLQEMRRELERANKNCRILQYRLRKAERKKLRYAQTGEIDEELLRSLEQDLKVAKDVSVRLHHELENVEEKRTKTEDENEKLRQKLIEVEVTKQALQNELDKVKESQKRRGSKEVQRSDKKSAQTPTEDHNEDLKCQLAFIKEEAVLMRKKTAKIDKEKDRLEAELQKYRSFYGDLDSPHPKGEAGGPPSTRESELKLRLRLVEEEANILGRKIVELEVENRGLRAELDDLRGEGEGEGGSGGGAGGRVRVGRGHGEAMTELRQQLQLVEDEAELLRRNLADAEDHNKRVMGELNKLRFKAGTHEGGARHGGGVAGGGGGVSTEKADALQEELKTARLQINDLSGKVMQLQYENRVLLSNMQRYDLASHLALRGCTSPRDSDAESDAGGTGPNVHRESDDDSSSSRVLPPHRKREGPVGGESDSDEVRNQTRCLTPTRGLYTPPPEVAARFLPRSSRDRQQMIDIRVEAERLGRTIDRLIADTATIIAEARVYVSNGDLYGRGSGGEEEDEGGRIREHELLYRINAQMNAFRKELQGFIDRLEVPKPEDREEEPLSMFQPIILLILILVLFSSLSYATIFKLVFLFTLFFVL from the exons ATGGATGACACGATGAACTCTGCCGCAAGCGGCGCTGCGGATTTTCCAGTGGCAGCATCAGACAATAGCACAGCGAGGAGGCAGCATCGGGCTCCCTCGCCGACCAAAATCCGGGAATGCGCCTCAAAACCTACCCATAAATCCTTCAGCAGATCCAAAAATATAGTTCCCAAAGGAGGATCGAGGAATAAGGTGGTAAACGAGGGGCTTAGGACCGCTGTCGTGAGGGAGAAGGAGATCGAGAAATGCGACGTGGAAGCTTTTCACTCGGATGGTGCTGAAACCGATGCTGTCAATTGCAATGCAAAGAAGGCGGACGCTAGCAGAGAGGAAGGTACGGAGGAGATATTTCACCAGCCGATAGATTCTCAAACCCGTCGTTCCACGTTACGTTTATCCTGCCTCAAAGGCGAGTCTTCCCAACATATTGGGTCATACCGGCCAGACGGCTCGAGCACCGCGGGTTCGGTGAAAGGGAAAGCGAAGAAGCGGGGAGGGGAGGCAGTGACAGCATCAGCAGGCTGCAGCAGGAATAGAAGTGGGGAATACGTGGGCTGCGTGCCGGGCCTTGGTCTGTGGAGCGGGGGTTGCTTGCAGACTGAACTCATCCACTTCCACCTACATAAGAAACTGAAGAGAAGCGCCAGTAAGATGCACACCAAGGCAGAAAGGGCTCCGGGCGCGGAGGCCTCGGCCGAGACGGAACCGGCTACAGAGGCCATAGAGGCGGAGCCCGTGACACAGCAAGACGAGGGCCCGGAGGACGAGCTGGAGAGACTGGTGGATGAGAATGAAGATCTCAAG ACGGAGATTGAGGAGATGAGGACGGAGATGGACGAGATGCGTGACACTTTCTACGAGGAGGACACGTGCCAGCTGCAGGAAATGAGGCGTGAGTTGGAGCGAGCCAATAAGAACTGCCGGATCCTCCAGTACCGGCTGAGGAAGGCTGAGAGGAAGAAGCTGCGCTATGCCCAGACAGGAGAGATCGACGAGGAACTACTGAGGAGCCTGGAGCAGgacctgaag GTAGCGAAGGATGTGTCTGTGAGGCTCCACCATGAGCTGGAGAATGTGGAGGAGAAACGCACAAAGACAGAGGACGAGAATGAGAAACTGAGGCAGAAACTCATTGAGGTGGAGGTGACTAAACAGGCCCTTCAGAATGAGCTGGACAAAGTCAAGGAG TCACAGAAGAGAAGAGGAAGCAAGGAGGTTCAACGGTCTGACAAGAAGTCTGCCCAGACCCCAACAGAG GACCACAACGAGGACCTCAAGTGCCAGCTGGCCTTCATCAAGGAGGAGGCCGTGTTGATGAGGAAGAAGACAGCTAAGATCGACAAGGAAAAGGACCGGCTGGAGGCGGAGCTACAGAAGTACCGCTCCTTCTACGGGGACCTAGACAGCCCCCACCCCAAGGGTGAGGCCGGGGGACCCCCCAGCACCCGTGAGTCCGAGCTGAAGCTGCGTCTGCgtctggtggaggaggaggctaACATCCTAGGGAGAAAGATTGTGGAGctggag GTGGAGAACCGGGGACTGAGGGCCGAGCTGGACGACCtcaggggagaaggggagggagaaggggggtcCGGTGGCGGGGCTGGGGGCAGGGTACGGGTGGGCCGGGGCCATGGGGAGGCCATGACAGAGCTGAGGCAGCAGCTGCAGCTGGTGGAGGACGAGGCAGAATTACTGAGGAGGAACCTGGCAGACGCTGAGGATCACAACAAGAGGGTGATGGGAGAACTCAACAAGCTCAGGTTTAAGGCTGGGACACACGAGGGAGGAGCGAGGCATGGAGGAGGggtggcaggaggaggaggaggagtaagcACAGAGAAGGCAGATGCACTGCAGGAAGAACTGAAGACGGCCAGGCTACAGATTAATGATCTCAGTGGGAAG gtgATGCAGCTGCAGTATGAGAACCGTGTTCTGCTCTCCAACATGCAGCGCTACGACCTGGCCTCCCACCTGGCCCTGAGGGGGTGCACAAGCCCCCGGGACAGCGATGCAGAAAGCGACGCGGGTGGGACCGGCCCAAACGTGCACCGCGAGAGTGATGatgactcctcctcctcccgcGTCCTGCCCCCGCACCGCAAACGCGAGGGCCCAGTGGGTGGGGAAAGTGACTCAGATGAGGTGCGGAACCAAACCCGCTGCCTCACACCTACCCGAGGTCTCTACACACCGCCCCCAGAGGTCGCCGCCCGCTTCCTGCCCCGCAGCTCACGGGATCGCCAGCAGATGATCGACATCCGGGTGGAGGCGGAGCGTCTTGGCAGGACCATCGACCGGTTAATTGCCGACACAGCAACCATCATCGCAGAGGCGCGGGTGTACGTTTCCAATGGTGACCTGTATGGGCGAGGCAgcgggggtgaggaggaggatgaggggggtAGGATCAGGGAGCATGAGCTGCTGTACAGGATCAATGCCCAGATGAACGCCTTCAGGAAGGAGCTACAGGGCTTCATAGACAGACTGGAGGTGCCCAAACctgaggacagggaggaggaaCCACTttcg ATGTTTCAGCCCATAATTTTACTCATCCTGATACTAGTCttattctcctccctctcctatgCCACCATCTTTAAACTTGTCTTTCTGTTTACCCTTTTCTTTGTCCTGTGA